A stretch of Halocalculus aciditolerans DNA encodes these proteins:
- a CDS encoding phage tail tape measure protein: MFDSLVTGLTLNSKGFTAGATRAEQSMDSLEDRARSLGASMQDVGAQMSMFVSLPLLAAGAASVKVASDIQELQNRMEVTFGESTQQIVSWSKTFARETGRSRYQMQKLATTLGTTFSSMGFAEDRVISMSQKLSQLAVDLSSFYNVSTSDALNRLRSGLVGNHEALDKFGIAITEARLKQEAYRAGIAATGAELTEQEKILARMSLIQRSASDAQGDAARTSEEFANQLRSLKAQARETAAIYGEMLIPTAKTLVTTTRGLTEWFGSLSTRQRQVVIGLSAVAAAMGPLIFLLGTSLSLFAGASAGASALASAMGYLAAINTGAVVPSFLAVDVAAAPVLPILLALAGGAAVLGGAWATNFLGIRDKTEAAFGFIEKNWSTIRAIILALMGPIGWLYTAWDKNLLGIQNRVAQTQQWVTNNFGLIKDAAMFLIGPVGWLYLAWKNNLGGIRDITNSVASAVVGGIQWMLQQIEKVPGTVKSAINSIPGVTVNDLFPPKPGEAEARGQAAGEQTVAAYKDSISKSSASPFPSASASKQAGLTAGKAFSEGVQTGASGGAIKTSGLTPAMREFMKSHGDEYGFKTSNLEDTPMTVSESLWTGMAEHGGVSPSKLGISNSEFQALAQRYSGGGTSGTASAATDAFSGGSSTSTATGSGSLSASEIAEAIQTALDGLAVLLKTDDPTLDEVIDDRADLAVDEALQKEKLKQENRGLRG; encoded by the coding sequence GACGCGAGCCGAGCAGTCGATGGACTCCCTCGAAGACCGAGCCCGGTCACTCGGGGCGTCCATGCAGGACGTCGGCGCGCAGATGTCGATGTTCGTCTCCCTCCCACTCCTCGCCGCCGGCGCGGCCTCAGTCAAGGTCGCGTCCGATATCCAGGAGCTCCAGAACCGGATGGAGGTCACGTTCGGCGAGTCGACACAGCAGATCGTCTCGTGGTCGAAGACGTTCGCGCGAGAAACCGGCCGGAGTCGCTATCAGATGCAGAAACTCGCGACGACGCTCGGCACGACGTTCTCCTCAATGGGGTTCGCGGAAGACCGCGTCATCTCGATGAGCCAGAAGCTCTCCCAGCTCGCCGTCGACCTTTCCTCGTTCTACAACGTCTCGACAAGCGACGCGCTCAACCGTCTCCGGAGCGGCCTCGTCGGCAACCACGAAGCCCTCGACAAATTCGGGATCGCCATCACGGAGGCCCGCCTCAAGCAGGAGGCCTACCGGGCGGGGATCGCGGCGACCGGCGCGGAACTCACCGAGCAGGAGAAGATTCTCGCGCGGATGAGCCTCATCCAGCGGAGCGCGTCCGACGCGCAGGGCGATGCGGCGCGGACGTCCGAGGAGTTCGCGAACCAACTCCGATCCCTCAAAGCGCAGGCGCGGGAGACCGCCGCAATCTACGGGGAGATGCTAATACCGACCGCGAAGACACTCGTCACGACCACCCGCGGGCTCACCGAGTGGTTCGGGAGTCTCTCCACGAGGCAGCGGCAGGTCGTCATCGGGCTGTCCGCGGTCGCCGCGGCGATGGGGCCGCTTATCTTCCTCTTAGGGACATCCTTATCGCTCTTTGCAGGGGCCTCTGCGGGGGCCAGCGCGCTCGCGAGTGCGATGGGCTATTTAGCCGCCATCAACACGGGCGCGGTCGTCCCGTCCTTCCTCGCCGTCGACGTCGCCGCCGCCCCCGTCCTCCCGATCCTCCTCGCCCTCGCCGGCGGCGCGGCCGTTCTCGGCGGTGCGTGGGCGACGAACTTCCTCGGCATCCGCGATAAGACCGAGGCCGCCTTCGGTTTCATCGAGAAGAACTGGAGCACCATCCGCGCGATTATCCTCGCGCTCATGGGGCCGATTGGCTGGCTCTACACTGCGTGGGATAAGAACCTCCTCGGCATCCAGAACCGTGTCGCCCAGACCCAGCAGTGGGTGACGAACAACTTCGGTCTCATCAAGGACGCCGCGATGTTCCTGATTGGACCGGTCGGCTGGCTCTATCTTGCGTGGAAGAACAACCTTGGCGGGATTCGTGACATCACTAACTCCGTCGCGTCCGCTGTTGTTGGTGGCATCCAGTGGATGCTCCAGCAGATCGAGAAGGTCCCGGGAACGGTGAAGTCCGCGATCAACTCCATCCCGGGCGTCACCGTTAACGACCTCTTCCCGCCGAAGCCCGGTGAGGCCGAGGCGCGCGGGCAGGCCGCGGGCGAGCAGACCGTCGCGGCGTACAAGGACTCGATCTCGAAGTCGTCGGCGTCGCCGTTCCCGTCGGCGAGCGCGTCGAAGCAGGCCGGACTTACTGCCGGGAAGGCGTTCAGCGAGGGCGTCCAGACCGGCGCGTCCGGCGGTGCGATCAAGACGAGCGGGCTGACGCCGGCGATGCGGGAGTTTATGAAGAGTCACGGTGACGAGTACGGGTTTAAGACGTCGAATCTGGAGGATACCCCGATGACGGTGTCGGAGAGCCTCTGGACAGGGATGGCCGAGCACGGCGGTGTGAGTCCGTCGAAGCTCGGCATCTCGAATAGCGAGTTCCAAGCGCTCGCCCAGCGCTACAGCGGGGGCGGGACGTCGGGGACGGCGTCGGCGGCGACCGATGCGTTCTCCGGTGGTTCGTCGACGTCGACGGCCACTGGGAGTGGGTCGCTATCGGCGTCGGAGATCGCGGAGGCGATCCAGACGGCGCTCGATGGACTCGCCGTCCTCCTCAAGACGGACGACCCGACGCTCGACGAGGTTATCGACGACCGCGCGGACCTCGCCGTCGACGAAGCGCTCCAGAAAGAGAAGCTGAAGCAGGAGAACCGCGGACTCCGCGGCTAA
- a CDS encoding glycine-rich protein, whose protein sequence is MVTDTISWDSWGHYTWTVPQGVSSIDVTLEGAAGGSNSDVSGGVGGLVKATVPVSGGDTIEVYVGGGGDNPTYDNDYDHWGGWNGGGDGGQYETYGVGGGGGGATDIRINGTSLSDRVLVAAGGGGIATDNYSVELAGGDGGGDTGDDGEYASYNNLFAGEGGTQSAGGKGGDNGGEAGSLGAGGDGDSDSYDPNKLGAGGGGGGYYGGGGGGAKTNKEIGAGGGGSNYVAGIATSTRNNQGGAQPDPSVSSVDGSASITYEVPPPGTPQDVSQTVVGDGTIDVSWSAGSGGVADHYELAKSEDGGSWSLVDGNVAGTSTAVSVSPGVDTFRWRVRAVNDSGSSSWGYSATVSTDIDGLSVTSVGAGSVSVSWSDDAPQKDGAAVYIAESSGSSTGDYSLDQTTSASATSATITGLVNGRTYYVRVAAQYDGGTNSPLSNEVSATTDLPAPTLESLDASTPREITLSIAKNDNNPEGVLEIWRATQSGVRSNGVHFTDVDDTTTSYTDTGRLDGVTYHYMITRNTNDAYTDSGELSATTILPAPTNLSYAAVDEDGADLSWTNNANNGSYRVDIRHNGGSWTTVASGIPRSDEAYSLSGLLHGEEYDARVLIETSDAGPVEDV, encoded by the coding sequence ATGGTTACAGACACCATCTCGTGGGACTCGTGGGGCCATTACACGTGGACAGTCCCGCAAGGCGTCTCGTCGATAGATGTCACTCTGGAAGGGGCAGCGGGTGGTTCTAATAGCGACGTCAGCGGTGGGGTGGGGGGACTTGTTAAAGCAACAGTGCCGGTATCTGGAGGAGATACAATCGAAGTCTACGTCGGTGGCGGCGGAGACAACCCGACGTACGACAATGATTACGATCATTGGGGGGGATGGAATGGTGGCGGAGACGGTGGGCAGTACGAGACATACGGAGTCGGCGGTGGGGGCGGTGGAGCAACAGATATCCGAATTAACGGAACATCGTTGTCCGACCGCGTCCTTGTCGCCGCCGGCGGCGGCGGCATCGCGACCGACAACTACAGCGTCGAACTCGCTGGTGGTGACGGTGGTGGCGATACCGGCGACGACGGGGAATACGCATCGTACAACAACCTGTTTGCAGGAGAAGGGGGCACACAGTCTGCCGGCGGGAAGGGCGGAGACAACGGCGGCGAAGCTGGGTCTCTGGGAGCTGGTGGCGACGGAGATAGCGACTCATACGACCCAAATAAATTGGGGGCTGGTGGCGGTGGTGGCGGCTACTACGGCGGCGGCGGCGGCGGCGCAAAAACCAACAAGGAGATCGGGGCGGGTGGCGGTGGGAGTAATTACGTTGCGGGCATCGCAACAAGCACTCGAAATAACCAAGGCGGTGCTCAACCGGACCCATCTGTCTCTTCTGTCGACGGATCCGCGTCGATTACGTATGAGGTCCCGCCGCCTGGAACTCCCCAAGATGTCTCGCAGACGGTCGTCGGCGACGGCACCATCGATGTGTCGTGGTCCGCGGGGTCAGGCGGCGTGGCCGACCACTACGAGCTCGCCAAGAGCGAAGACGGCGGATCATGGTCGCTCGTCGACGGGAACGTCGCCGGGACATCGACCGCGGTGTCTGTCTCCCCGGGAGTCGACACGTTCCGGTGGCGTGTGAGAGCGGTTAACGACTCCGGGTCGAGTTCGTGGGGGTACAGCGCAACTGTCTCGACGGATATCGACGGGCTCTCTGTGACGTCGGTTGGCGCGGGCTCAGTGAGTGTCTCGTGGAGTGACGACGCGCCGCAGAAGGACGGCGCAGCGGTCTACATCGCGGAATCCTCCGGATCGTCTACCGGTGACTACTCTCTTGACCAGACGACATCGGCGTCGGCGACGTCCGCGACCATCACGGGACTCGTGAACGGCCGGACCTACTACGTCCGAGTGGCCGCGCAGTACGATGGCGGCACCAACAGCCCGCTCAGTAACGAGGTGTCGGCGACGACGGATCTGCCCGCGCCGACTCTGGAGTCGCTCGATGCGAGCACCCCGCGGGAGATTACGCTCTCGATTGCGAAGAACGACAACAATCCGGAGGGCGTGCTGGAGATCTGGCGCGCGACCCAGTCCGGCGTCCGCAGTAACGGCGTGCACTTCACGGACGTCGACGACACCACGACGTCCTACACCGACACCGGACGCCTCGACGGCGTCACCTATCACTACATGATCACCCGGAATACCAACGACGCCTACACGGACTCCGGGGAGCTCTCCGCGACGACGATCCTCCCCGCACCCACCAATCTGTCCTACGCTGCCGTCGACGAGGATGGTGCAGACCTCTCGTGGACGAATAACGCGAATAACGGCAGCTATCGCGTCGACATCCGGCATAACGGTGGGTCGTGGACCACCGTCGCGAGTGGAATCCCTCGGAGCGACGAAGCCTACTCGCTGAGCGGGCTCCTGCACGGCGAGGAATACGACGCTCGCGTGCTCATCGAGACGTCGGATGCCGGACCTGTGGAGGACGTATAG